A single window of Eucalyptus grandis isolate ANBG69807.140 chromosome 1, ASM1654582v1, whole genome shotgun sequence DNA harbors:
- the LOC120294520 gene encoding serine carboxypeptidase-like 45: MHLQLVPWLAAATATLCATLCSSSTLGTTSEADKIASLPGQPKVSFGQYAGYVTVDEKQQRALFYYFAEAEADPASKPLVLWLNGGPGCSSIGVGAFCEHGPFKPSGDVLLKNDYSWNKEANMLYLESPAGVGFSYSVNNSYYSSVDDKMAARDNLAFLRNWFEKFPEYKERDLFITGESYAGHYVPQLAMLIVQSKLFNLKGIAIGNPLLEFNTDFNSRAKFFWSHGLISDATYESFNTICNFSQIRRQAQSGTLTPVCSRVNSEAKREISKFIDTYDVTLDVCLSTVSSQSAVLNKLQQTEKIDVCVEDKTLKYLNRKEVQEALHARLVGISSWTVCSDVLKYEYQNLEIPTISILGELVKSGIQVLVYSGDQDSAIPLLGTRTLVNNLAKQLGLNTTVPYRVWFEESQVAGWTQVYGDILSYATIRGASHEAPFSQPERSLVLFSSFLGGRPLPEGLM, from the exons ATGCATCTGCAACTGGTGCCATGGCTTGCCGCAGCAACAGCAACACTGTGTGCAACACTGTGCTCAAGCTCAACATTAGGCACCACCTCAGAAGCTGACAAAATCGCCAGCTTGCCAGGACAGCCCAAGGTTAGCTTCGGCCAGTATGCAGGGTACGTCACCGTCGATGAGAAGCAACAGAGAGCCCTCTTCTATTACTTCGCCGAAGCCGAAGCCGACCCGGCTTCGAAGCCTCTCGTGCTTTGGCTCAATGGAG GGCCTGGTTGTTCGTCCATTGGAGTTGGGGCTTTCTGCGAGCATGGACCATTCAAGCCCAGTGGAGATGTACTCCTGAAAAACGACTATAGCTGGAATAAAG AAGCAAACATGTTGTACCTGGAATCTCCTGCAGGAGTTGGTTTCTCCTACTCTGTCAATAATTCTTATTATAGCTCCGTCGACGACAAGATGGCAG CAAGAGACAATCTCGCATTCCTCCGTAACTGGTTCGAAAAATTCCCAGAATACAAGGAGAGAGATTTATTCATCACAGGAGAGAGCTATGCAG GTCATTATGTTCCACAACTTGCAATGCTCATCGTGCAGTCCAAGTTGTTCAATTTGAAGGGAATTGCT ATAGGAAATCCACTTCTCGAGTTCAACACCGATTTCAACTCACGGGCAAAATTCTTTTGGTCTCATGGATTGATATCAGACGCAACCTACGAAAGTTTTAACACAATATGCAATTTCTCCCAAATTCGCAGACAGGCACAGAGCGGCACCCTCACCCCTGTCTGCTCTCGTGTCAATAGCgaagcaaaaagagaaataagcaAATTCATCGACACATACGATGTCACTCTTGATGTTTGTTTGTCGACAGTTTCTTCACAGTCCGCAGTTTTGAATAAGCTG CAACAAACAGAGAAGATAGATGTATGTGTAGAAGACAAAACCCTCAAGTACTTGAACAGGAAAGAAGTACAGGAGGCTCTGCATGCTCGGCTGGTTGGAATCTCTTCATGGACAGTTTGCAGCGA CGTTCTCAAATATGAATATCAAAATCTGGAGATACCTACCATTTCGATTTTGGGGGAGTTAGTGAAGTCAGGAATCCAAGTTTTAGTTTACAG CGGTGATCAAGATTCTGCTATTCCATTGCTCGGAACAAGGACTCTAGTGAATAATTTGGCAAAGCAGTTGGGACTGAACACAACCGTGCCTTATAGAGTCTGGTTCGAGGAAAGTCAG GTTGCTGGGTGGACACAAGTGTATGGAGATATATTATCATATGCGACAATCAGAGGAGCGTCTCATGAAGCACCGTTTTCGCAGCCAGAGAGATCGCTGGTGTTGTTTAGCTCATTTCTGGGAGGAAGGCCATTGCCAGAAGGGCTCATGTGA